A genomic region of Bosea sp. 124 contains the following coding sequences:
- a CDS encoding sugar kinase, whose translation MTEPRFDLLCIGEPLGEFNATRAETGAFQFGHGGDTSNCAIAASRQGAKAAYLGALGDDMAGRSIRDLWRREGVDDVHVSTHASAPTGLYFVDHGPSGHVFSYLRAGSAASLVGPRDVSRELIASARIVQASGISQAISASACDAVFEAFAMARDAGVLTAYDTNLRLKLWPLTRAKAIINAACGMADIVLPGFDDATQLTGLSDPDAIADFYLGLGAKIVALTLGHEGSLVATPERRERLVPIKVEAIDATGAGDCYDGAFLSEYIRTGDAFTAGAYANVAAALSTQGFGAVAPLPRRADVEARMVLEKTMAFEKTSALAAKKAD comes from the coding sequence GTGACAGAACCCCGCTTCGACCTCCTCTGCATCGGCGAGCCGCTGGGCGAGTTCAACGCGACCCGGGCCGAGACCGGCGCCTTCCAGTTCGGGCATGGCGGTGACACCTCGAACTGCGCCATCGCGGCCTCGCGGCAGGGGGCGAAGGCCGCCTATCTCGGCGCGCTCGGCGACGACATGGCGGGCCGTTCGATCCGCGATCTCTGGCGCCGCGAAGGGGTCGACGATGTCCATGTTTCGACGCATGCGAGCGCGCCGACGGGGCTGTATTTCGTCGATCACGGACCGAGCGGTCATGTCTTCTCCTATCTGCGCGCCGGTTCGGCGGCGAGCCTGGTCGGGCCACGCGACGTTTCGCGCGAGCTGATCGCCTCGGCGCGGATCGTGCAGGCCTCGGGCATCAGCCAGGCGATCTCGGCATCGGCCTGCGATGCCGTGTTCGAGGCCTTCGCGATGGCGCGCGATGCCGGCGTGCTCACGGCCTACGACACCAATCTGCGGCTCAAGCTCTGGCCGTTGACCCGCGCGAAGGCGATCATCAATGCCGCCTGCGGGATGGCCGACATCGTGCTGCCGGGCTTCGACGACGCGACCCAGCTCACGGGCCTGAGCGATCCCGACGCGATCGCAGATTTCTATCTCGGCCTCGGGGCGAAGATCGTGGCGCTGACACTCGGACATGAAGGCTCGCTGGTGGCGACGCCGGAGCGCCGCGAGCGGCTGGTGCCGATCAAGGTCGAGGCGATCGACGCCACCGGCGCCGGCGATTGCTATGACGGGGCCTTCCTGTCCGAGTATATCCGCACCGGCGATGCCTTCACGGCCGGCGCCTATGCCAATGTCGCGGCTGCGCTCTCCACCCAGGGTTTCGGCGCGGTCGCCCCGCTGCCGCGCCGCGCCGATGTCGAGGCCCGCATGGTGCTCGAGAAGACCATGGCGTTCGAGAAGACCTCGGCCCTCGCGGCGAAGAAAGCAGATTGA
- a CDS encoding YHS domain-containing (seleno)protein: MRTSSVTSLIPSKVYPTREDCRADSGSAGSTRSGFAAMKAGTWQRRISVANRMVVIGALAVAAFTTPAFATTPGLPAGLPELPSLDEGMQRDPHSGLALRGYDPVAYRIEKHAMSGHPDYEIVHQGAVWRFVSAANREAFRDAPDIYEPAFDGFDASAVAEGRAVDTDPRQFAVIGSRLFLFRTPENRRSFVEDANLLKTAETKWDDVSRSIAR, from the coding sequence ATGCGAACCAGTTCCGTAACCAGTTTGATACCCTCGAAAGTGTATCCAACCCGTGAAGATTGCAGGGCGGACTCAGGGTCCGCCGGCAGCACACGCTCAGGATTTGCCGCGATGAAGGCTGGAACATGGCAGCGACGGATTTCCGTTGCCAATCGAATGGTGGTCATCGGCGCGCTCGCCGTGGCGGCTTTCACAACACCCGCCTTCGCCACCACGCCCGGCTTGCCCGCGGGCCTGCCCGAGCTGCCCTCGCTTGACGAGGGCATGCAGCGCGACCCGCATTCGGGCCTCGCCTTGCGGGGTTATGATCCCGTTGCCTATCGAATCGAGAAGCACGCGATGTCCGGGCACCCGGACTACGAGATCGTCCATCAAGGTGCCGTCTGGCGCTTCGTCTCCGCCGCCAACCGCGAGGCGTTCCGCGATGCGCCCGACATCTACGAACCCGCCTTTGACGGCTTCGACGCGTCGGCTGTCGCCGAAGGTCGCGCCGTCGATACCGATCCGCGCCAATTCGCCGTGATCGGCTCGCGGCTGTTCCTGTTCCGCACGCCGGAGAACCGCCGCAGCTTCGTCGAGGACGCGAATCTCCTCAAAACGGCTGAAACGAAATGGGACGATGTCTCGCGGAGCATCGCCCGCTGA
- a CDS encoding DUF1134 domain-containing protein, whose protein sequence is MAQLPGAASAQQSYGQSRSFSQNELVGSGHQFFGNVSRGLALAVEEAVRRWGEPNGYVLGQEASGAFVGGLRYGEGTLFTRNAGDRKVFWQGPSVGFDFGGEGARTMMLVYGLPAVEALYQRFVGVDGSAYFIGGFGFTALAAEGVTVVPIRTGVGWRLGVNLGYLKFTPQATWNPF, encoded by the coding sequence ATGGCCCAACTGCCCGGTGCCGCTTCGGCCCAGCAATCTTACGGGCAGAGCCGGTCCTTCTCGCAGAACGAGCTTGTCGGCTCGGGCCACCAGTTCTTCGGCAATGTCTCGCGCGGGCTTGCTCTCGCGGTCGAGGAGGCGGTCCGCCGCTGGGGCGAGCCGAACGGCTACGTCCTGGGTCAGGAGGCGTCCGGCGCCTTCGTCGGAGGGCTTCGCTATGGCGAGGGCACATTGTTCACCCGCAATGCCGGTGACCGCAAGGTGTTCTGGCAGGGGCCGTCTGTCGGCTTCGACTTCGGCGGCGAAGGTGCCCGCACGATGATGCTGGTCTATGGCCTTCCGGCGGTCGAGGCGCTCTATCAGCGCTTCGTCGGCGTCGATGGCTCGGCCTATTTCATCGGCGGCTTCGGCTTCACCGCGCTGGCGGCCGAGGGCGTGACCGTCGTCCCGATACGCACCGGTGTCGGCTGGCGGCTTGGCGTCAATCTCGGCTATCTGAAGTTCACGCCGCAGGCGACCTGGAACCCCTTCTGA
- a CDS encoding 3'(2'),5'-bisphosphate nucleotidase CysQ translates to MTAQGHAHQANERQETPGQGDSRLADRNELARCLAEAARLSGAVLLAMRAARDVTIKPDGSPVCSADMAADHAAKQALARLLPGIPVVSEESASAVAPAPVFILLDPLDGTREFLAGGDSYCVAIAVICGERPIAGAIAAPASGRLWFAGEDAFAQGLTPDGATIGEARRIAVRALPAEGPATLVSRFHGDRLSDAVAAALGSTTTVPMSSAVKFGLLASGEADLHVRGGPTMEWDIAAGDVILRAAGGIILMLDGTTPSYGRIDRDYRNPPFIAASSEALARRAVAAAAAG, encoded by the coding sequence ATGACGGCCCAGGGGCATGCACACCAGGCGAACGAGCGTCAGGAGACGCCGGGCCAGGGGGATTCGCGCCTTGCCGACCGGAACGAACTGGCACGATGTTTGGCGGAGGCGGCCCGCCTCAGCGGCGCCGTTCTCTTGGCGATGCGAGCCGCGCGCGACGTGACGATCAAGCCGGACGGCTCGCCGGTCTGCTCGGCCGACATGGCGGCCGATCATGCGGCCAAGCAGGCATTGGCGCGGCTTCTGCCGGGTATCCCGGTGGTCAGCGAGGAGAGCGCCTCGGCCGTCGCGCCCGCGCCCGTCTTCATCCTGCTCGACCCGCTCGACGGTACGCGAGAGTTCCTGGCCGGCGGCGACAGCTATTGCGTCGCTATCGCTGTGATCTGCGGCGAGAGGCCGATTGCGGGCGCGATCGCCGCGCCGGCCAGCGGCCGGCTCTGGTTTGCGGGGGAGGACGCCTTCGCGCAGGGCCTGACGCCTGACGGCGCCACGATCGGCGAGGCGCGCCGGATCGCCGTGCGCGCTTTGCCGGCCGAGGGGCCGGCGACGCTGGTCAGCCGCTTCCATGGCGACCGGCTGAGCGACGCCGTCGCGGCCGCATTGGGCTCCACCACCACGGTGCCGATGTCCTCGGCCGTCAAATTCGGCCTGCTCGCTTCGGGCGAGGCCGATCTGCATGTGCGCGGCGGCCCGACCATGGAATGGGACATTGCGGCCGGCGACGTGATCCTGCGTGCCGCCGGGGGGATCATCCTGATGCTGGACGGCACGACCCCCAGCTATGGCCGGATTGATCGCGACTATCGCAACCCGCCCTTCATCGCCGCGTCGAGCGAGGCCCTGGCCCGGCGCGCGGTGGCTGCCGCCGCCGCGGGCTGA
- a CDS encoding TIGR01459 family HAD-type hydrolase, with translation MAVPVLDKAGTLLARYDVLISDVWGVVHDGVWAMPPACDALTTFREQGGAVVLLSNAPSPSEQVAELLDKKRVPRGAWDRLVTSGDVTRALIAESHHRKVFHIGWQSDRAVFDGADIELVGEDEADLVVATELNDYRTETPEQYRPLLERFAARGVPFICGNPDLVVHVGHDLLPCAGALALIYEDLGGSVAWAGKPYRPSYDLALEAARSARGGHPVDPAKVLVIGDAVRTDLAGARLMGFDSLFIAGGIHRDETIRDGVVDPAGLEAVLAGVTVKPVAAMGALA, from the coding sequence ATGGCGGTTCCGGTTCTCGACAAGGCGGGCACGCTGCTCGCCCGCTACGACGTGCTGATCAGCGATGTCTGGGGTGTGGTGCATGACGGCGTCTGGGCGATGCCGCCGGCCTGCGACGCGCTGACGACCTTCCGCGAGCAGGGCGGTGCGGTGGTGTTGCTCTCCAACGCGCCGAGCCCCTCTGAGCAGGTTGCTGAGCTGCTCGACAAGAAGCGCGTCCCGCGCGGCGCATGGGACCGGCTCGTCACCTCGGGCGACGTGACCCGTGCATTGATCGCCGAGAGCCATCACCGCAAGGTCTTCCATATCGGCTGGCAAAGTGATCGCGCGGTCTTCGATGGCGCCGATATCGAGTTGGTCGGCGAAGACGAGGCCGACCTCGTCGTCGCGACCGAGCTCAACGACTACCGTACCGAGACGCCCGAACAGTATCGCCCGCTGCTGGAGCGTTTCGCGGCGCGCGGCGTGCCCTTCATTTGCGGCAATCCCGATCTCGTCGTGCATGTCGGGCATGATTTGCTGCCCTGTGCGGGGGCGCTCGCTCTGATCTACGAAGATCTCGGCGGCAGCGTCGCCTGGGCTGGCAAGCCCTATCGCCCGTCCTATGATCTGGCGCTGGAGGCGGCGCGCAGCGCGCGTGGCGGCCATCCGGTCGATCCGGCGAAGGTGCTGGTGATCGGCGATGCGGTGCGCACCGATCTCGCCGGCGCCCGGTTGATGGGCTTCGACAGCCTGTTCATCGCGGGCGGCATCCACCGCGACGAGACGATCCGCGACGGGGTGGTCGATCCGGCCGGGCTGGAGGCCGTGCTGGCAGGTGTTACGGTCAAGCCGGTCGCGGCGATGGGGGCGTTGGCTTAG